The following proteins come from a genomic window of Trifolium pratense cultivar HEN17-A07 linkage group LG4, ARS_RC_1.1, whole genome shotgun sequence:
- the LOC123920659 gene encoding probable ubiquitin-conjugating enzyme E2 16 has product MTSSSNSSRKTLSKIACNRLQKELVEWQANPPTGFNYKVSDNLQRWVIEVIGAPGTLYANETYKLQVDFPEHYPMEAPQVIFMNPAPMHPHIYSNGHICLDILYDSWSPAMTVSSVCISILSMLSSSTVKQRPEDNDRYVKNCRNGRSPKETRWWFHDDKV; this is encoded by the exons ATGACTAGCTCCTCAAATTCCTCTCGCAAg ACTCTGAGTAAGATTGCCTGCAATAGGCTTCAGAAAGAACTCGTCGAGTGGCAGGCTAATCCTCCTACTGGTTTCAACTACAAAGTTAGCGATAATCTTCAAAG GTGGGTTATTGAAGTGATTGGAGCTCCTGGGACACTTTATGCTAATGAAACCTACAAGCTTCAGGTTGATTTCCCGGAGCATTATCCAATGGAAGCTCCACAG GTCATATTTATGAATCCGGCCCCAATGCATCCCCATATCTATAGCAACGGCCATATTTGTTTAG ATATATTATATGATTCATGGTCCCCAGCCATGACTGTTAGTTCTGTATGCATCAGTATTCTCTCAATGCTTTCAAGCTCAACTGTAAAG CAACGCCCTGAAGATAATGACCGATATGTAAAGAACTGTAGAAATGGCAGATCTCCCAAGGAGACAAGGTGGTGGTTCCATGATGATAAAGTATAA